In the Chryseobacterium sp. MYb264 genome, one interval contains:
- a CDS encoding helix-turn-helix domain-containing protein produces MKGITLGSLAKDIQTNSSYVSEVINTYKEQNFASYLNSLRVEYLLNKLVTDKKFRSYKLGVIPDELGYNNEQAFSIEFKKRQEPRCPLISKKSKKHKINKRELDEKNLLKSWKREVGGF; encoded by the coding sequence ATGAAAGGGATTACACTTGGCAGTTTAGCAAAAGATATTCAAACCAACTCTTCTTATGTATCTGAAGTTATTAACACCTATAAAGAACAAAATTTCGCTTCTTATTTAAATAGTCTTCGAGTAGAATATCTCCTCAATAAATTGGTAACAGATAAAAAATTCCGTTCCTATAAATTAGGAGTGATTCCCGATGAATTAGGCTATAATAATGAGCAGGCTTTTTCAATAGAATTCAAAAAAAGACAGGAACCACGCTGTCCATTGATATCAAAGAAATCGAAAAAACACAAAATAAATAAGCGTGAACTCGACGAAAAAAATTTGTTAAAGAGCTGGAAGAGGGAAGTTGGAGGCTTCTAG
- a CDS encoding transposase, translated as MVPNLPKPKRGFFPKAPLAEIVNCILYKLKTGVQWAYLPVKSLFAENVLTYQSVFYHFRKWCVKNIWQDCWIKLLSKNKSKLDLSSADLDGSHTSALRGGEEVAYQGRKKRKTTTSLYFTDRQGLPLAMSDPIAGNHNDLYHIEIYFDQITQTLEKADIAVKGLFMNADAGFDAQNFRKHCENKDIMANIAFNKRNGSDTDEIYFDELLYHQKDTIERTNAWLDSFRSLLNRFDTTVSSWKSFNDLAFMVIALRKFYNTKKFK; from the coding sequence ATAGTACCTAATCTTCCTAAGCCAAAACGAGGATTTTTTCCCAAAGCCCCTCTTGCTGAAATAGTAAATTGCATATTATACAAACTGAAAACAGGGGTTCAATGGGCTTATTTACCTGTAAAAAGTCTTTTTGCAGAGAATGTTTTGACCTATCAAAGTGTTTTCTATCATTTTCGTAAATGGTGTGTAAAAAATATTTGGCAAGATTGCTGGATAAAGCTATTATCAAAAAATAAATCGAAATTAGATTTATCCAGTGCAGATTTAGACGGGAGTCATACATCAGCATTACGGGGAGGAGAAGAGGTCGCTTATCAAGGGCGTAAAAAGAGAAAGACCACTACTTCGCTTTATTTTACAGATAGACAGGGACTTCCTTTAGCAATGTCAGACCCTATTGCAGGAAATCATAATGATCTGTATCATATTGAAATCTATTTTGATCAGATCACTCAAACATTAGAAAAGGCAGATATTGCTGTAAAGGGATTATTTATGAATGCTGATGCAGGGTTTGATGCTCAAAACTTCAGAAAGCATTGTGAAAATAAAGATATCATGGCAAATATTGCTTTCAATAAGCGTAATGGCTCAGATACAGACGAGATTTATTTTGATGAGCTTTTATACCATCAAAAAGATACTATAGAAAGAACAAATGCTTGGTTAGACAGCTTTAGATCATTGCTCAATAGGTTTGATACTACTGTATCTAGTTGGAAATCTTTTAATGATTTAGCATTTATGGTCATTGCACTAAGAAAGTTTTATAACACTAAAAAGTTTAAATGA
- a CDS encoding lantibiotic dehydratase C-terminal domain-containing protein has product MKSRFSIQETIKKNKIGERKKIIQSLFHMHINRLFVSDQRLFEMIIYDYLHRYYKTIFFKNMQKENI; this is encoded by the coding sequence ATGAAAAGTAGGTTTTCTATACAGGAAACGATTAAGAAAAACAAAATAGGAGAGCGGAAAAAAATCATCCAAAGTTTGTTTCATATGCATATTAACCGACTTTTTGTATCAGATCAAAGATTGTTTGAAATGATCATTTATGATTATTTACATCGTTATTATAAAACTATTTTTTTTAAAAATATGCAAAAAGAAAATATTTAA
- a CDS encoding HTTM domain-containing protein yields the protein MNNLIYNRKIGASILRFLMGFLIFKDFVIYFANRKYLFGNQGIVSYQTYKDIINFYKLNWLYVDFTEVNNVNIFCFLGISFGFLFMLGILQRFSVVLLSALLFLFKIRNIYILDGADNVISVILPFYLFIETQSLSSKYEFLKHKIYKRTSTISNILSVYFSYGIMIQICIVYFFSGLHKLEGKMWRDGTALYYILNSDDFSPTKFNSFFTSSIILVKLSTWFTIIFQLLFSIFILIKKTRCITIFIGILLHTGIFFLMKIDNFSFIMISCYALFFTDNQYASVYNKLKIKYAT from the coding sequence ATGAACAATCTTATTTATAACCGAAAAATAGGTGCATCAATATTGAGATTTCTAATGGGTTTTTTGATATTTAAAGACTTTGTAATTTATTTTGCTAATAGAAAATATTTGTTTGGAAATCAAGGAATTGTATCTTATCAAACTTATAAGGATATTATTAATTTTTATAAACTGAATTGGCTATATGTAGACTTTACAGAAGTAAACAATGTAAATATTTTTTGTTTTTTGGGAATATCTTTTGGATTTTTATTTATGTTAGGAATTTTACAACGATTTTCAGTTGTACTCCTCTCTGCCCTTTTGTTCCTGTTTAAGATAAGAAATATATATATTTTAGATGGTGCAGATAATGTCATTTCTGTCATACTGCCCTTTTACTTATTTATTGAAACGCAAAGTTTGAGTAGTAAATATGAATTTTTGAAACATAAGATTTATAAAAGAACTTCAACTATTTCTAATATTTTAAGTGTTTATTTTTCTTATGGAATAATGATCCAAATTTGTATTGTCTATTTTTTTTCGGGATTACATAAATTAGAAGGAAAGATGTGGAGGGATGGAACCGCTCTGTATTATATACTTAATTCTGATGATTTTTCACCAACAAAATTTAATTCTTTTTTTACCAGTTCAATTATTCTTGTCAAACTTTCAACTTGGTTTACTATAATTTTTCAATTATTGTTTTCTATTTTCATTTTGATTAAGAAAACAAGGTGTATAACTATTTTCATTGGCATTCTACTGCATACCGGGATATTTTTTTTAATGAAAATTGATAATTTCTCCTTTATTATGATATCATGTTATGCTCTATTTTTTACTGACAATCAGTATGCTTCAGTTTATAATAAATTAAAGATAAAATATGCTACATAA
- a CDS encoding outer membrane beta-barrel family protein, translating into MLHKILLLLCLSGFLKIFSQTVEYGGKINTLGKEYLIILTNIQTPENSFSESTRGQNFIFKNIPLGSYKRCITASNFTKCDTILINKNLINDIIVLEGETQIKEVVISNKKPFIQSKGGVLEINVEGSPVLSNGTAFETLSKLPGVTYNYPNNSFNVKGKPGIQIQIDGQVLYMSNSEVINYLKSISSSDISDVEINSSPSAKYDASGNAGIINIKTKKTTREGYSLGASFNGTQGKYYKQNTGLRGQYNTKKSRYMLHYISSFNTDFEKASTYRDFLDTNTHQETYAKIKGSTSTLNAQYEHKYNKSNVLINSSLSFYNEQITQNTDLGFYNRNDVITSTLFSNQNSKNNLKTFDIGVNYNITNEKSKLTLKSNYIFYNIKNRSLLSTYQIPEINTYNDLQNQSPNRINIALSQIDYEIKLDSLSKFETGIKAIYQSIDSENNFFESLVFDPDKSDQYKYNEWIFGGYAQYNKNFNKTSFTFGSRLEYNPLKGIDLENNFILRRDPINLFPFFNFSYHPSKNNSFSLSYNKRINRPRFKNLMPFVYYVDQYTRLIGNPELKPSLSHQIELQYILKNKYIFSIAYFINKNQIYQTPIQDNGDKSTILMPTNINQSNSLSFNSNITLQPLKWWNLNVSGLVLYNRINDHVIHINSAIWSGQIAASHVFSLPKTLKLEFTTDYRTPFIQGPYKTQNLFTASIGVSQSFLDNKLKVSLVGNDLFRTYTIRNRSIIENQISNITQNFDTHWIRLGLVYKLAKGLKKDNSNPDKLAEELKSRTR; encoded by the coding sequence ATGCTACATAAGATTCTTCTCTTACTATGTCTATCTGGTTTTCTCAAAATATTTTCGCAAACGGTGGAATATGGCGGGAAAATAAATACTCTTGGGAAAGAATATCTCATTATTCTTACGAACATACAAACTCCTGAAAATTCCTTTTCTGAGTCGACGAGAGGACAAAATTTTATTTTCAAAAATATACCATTAGGAAGTTATAAAAGGTGTATTACGGCGAGCAATTTTACCAAATGCGACACTATACTGATTAATAAAAACTTGATCAACGATATCATTGTTTTAGAGGGAGAAACTCAAATTAAGGAGGTGGTTATTTCCAATAAAAAACCATTCATTCAAAGTAAAGGTGGTGTGTTAGAAATTAATGTGGAAGGCAGTCCGGTTCTGTCTAATGGAACCGCATTTGAAACTTTATCAAAACTTCCGGGCGTCACGTATAATTATCCTAATAATTCCTTTAATGTAAAAGGAAAACCGGGTATTCAAATTCAAATAGACGGACAGGTTTTGTATATGTCCAATAGTGAAGTGATTAATTATTTAAAAAGTATTTCCTCCAGTGATATCAGTGATGTAGAGATAAACTCTTCACCATCCGCAAAATATGATGCCAGTGGAAATGCGGGAATTATTAATATTAAAACAAAAAAAACAACACGAGAAGGCTATTCCCTAGGCGCTTCATTCAACGGAACACAAGGGAAATATTATAAACAAAATACAGGACTAAGAGGGCAATATAATACCAAAAAAAGTAGATATATGCTTCATTATATTAGCTCTTTTAATACAGATTTTGAAAAGGCAAGCACCTATAGAGATTTTCTAGATACAAACACTCATCAAGAAACGTATGCAAAAATAAAAGGCAGTACCAGCACCCTTAACGCTCAATATGAGCATAAATACAATAAATCGAATGTATTGATCAACTCTTCACTTTCTTTTTATAATGAGCAAATCACACAGAATACGGATCTTGGGTTTTATAACAGGAATGATGTGATCACATCCACGTTATTTTCAAACCAAAACAGTAAAAACAATTTAAAAACCTTTGATATCGGCGTTAACTACAATATAACCAATGAAAAATCAAAATTAACATTGAAGTCAAACTACATTTTCTACAATATAAAAAATCGTTCTCTCCTTTCCACCTATCAAATCCCAGAAATTAATACGTACAATGATTTGCAGAATCAATCTCCAAACAGAATAAACATCGCCCTTTCTCAGATTGATTATGAAATAAAATTAGATTCTTTATCAAAATTTGAAACAGGAATAAAAGCAATCTATCAGAGTATAGATAGTGAAAACAATTTCTTTGAATCTTTAGTATTTGACCCAGATAAATCAGATCAATACAAGTACAATGAATGGATTTTTGGAGGTTATGCACAATATAACAAGAATTTTAATAAAACAAGTTTTACTTTTGGCAGCAGGTTAGAGTATAATCCTTTGAAAGGTATAGATCTAGAAAATAATTTTATATTAAGAAGAGATCCTATTAATTTATTTCCTTTCTTTAATTTTTCTTATCATCCTTCAAAAAATAATAGTTTTAGTTTGTCTTATAACAAAAGAATTAATCGTCCAAGGTTTAAAAATCTGATGCCATTTGTTTATTATGTAGATCAATATACCCGACTCATCGGTAACCCTGAATTAAAACCTAGTTTATCTCATCAGATAGAATTGCAATATATTCTTAAAAATAAATATATTTTTAGCATTGCGTATTTTATTAATAAAAATCAGATCTATCAAACCCCAATTCAGGATAATGGTGATAAGTCCACTATATTAATGCCAACCAATATCAACCAAAGCAATTCATTATCATTTAATTCCAATATCACCCTACAACCCTTAAAATGGTGGAATTTAAATGTAAGCGGTCTTGTTTTATACAACAGGATCAACGATCACGTGATCCATATAAATTCAGCTATCTGGTCTGGTCAAATAGCCGCTTCCCATGTTTTTTCATTGCCTAAAACTTTAAAATTGGAATTTACAACAGATTATAGAACCCCATTTATTCAAGGTCCATACAAAACACAAAACTTATTTACAGCAAGTATAGGAGTTAGTCAATCGTTTCTTGATAATAAGCTAAAAGTTTCATTAGTTGGCAATGACCTATTTAGAACCTATACGATTAGAAATAGGTCAATTATTGAAAATCAAATATCAAATATTACTCAAAATTTTGACACTCACTGGATAAGATTAGGTTTGGTGTATAAATTGGCAAAAGGATTAAAGAAAGATAATTCAAATCCTGACAAACTTGCTGAAGAATTAAAGTCCAGAACCAGATAA
- a CDS encoding DUF5819 family protein, which produces MTKKMIFLKNFILLILVIHFTFVVIVQFYDLGYTNNRIAEKIKNNYITPFFEQNWGMFAPTPPHGNQYFVIKFHTDKDSIIVDIHEDIKNNSNRGFLNINQRLLKYQNSCYNDIIKKRSIGRLNNIYKDKNKSHGLESILNYSKLTLKNQKAFLNTISDKDSVFIDIYLINEPLLPSNSKKKYEEKKYITLTDIYLTTKQSLYEQSYL; this is translated from the coding sequence ATGACAAAAAAAATGATTTTTTTAAAGAATTTTATTCTCCTAATTTTGGTCATTCATTTCACATTTGTTGTGATCGTGCAGTTTTATGATCTAGGATACACTAATAATAGAATCGCAGAAAAAATAAAAAATAATTACATCACACCTTTTTTTGAACAAAATTGGGGCATGTTTGCTCCTACTCCTCCACATGGAAATCAGTATTTTGTTATTAAATTTCACACCGATAAAGATAGCATCATAGTTGATATTCACGAGGATATTAAAAATAATAGCAATCGAGGATTTTTGAATATCAATCAGAGGCTATTAAAATATCAAAATAGTTGCTATAATGATATTATAAAGAAGAGGTCAATCGGAAGATTAAATAATATTTATAAAGATAAAAACAAATCTCACGGCTTAGAATCGATTCTAAATTATTCTAAACTTACATTAAAAAATCAAAAAGCCTTTTTAAATACAATAAGTGATAAAGATTCTGTATTTATTGATATATATCTTATTAATGAGCCTTTACTTCCTTCAAACTCTAAGAAGAAGTATGAAGAAAAAAAGTACATCACGTTGACGGATATCTATCTCACAACCAAACAGTCTTTATATGAACAATCTTATTTATAA
- a CDS encoding CocE/NonD family hydrolase, whose product MKSKIISMLLLLSLHTIAAQKFYFPKKEVADAALLEKRVSSIAAVISKNYANAKTYDSLDKQFKLEIVSGHFEKSLPLIRKSRQVYADEKTVSIKSIDYEIFAMSKNMERNEKMNFTIALNKAFEQKYATLPEKYSFRLNDVFEYDIKDKKSKLKRSFGNIKNDSLTYNDALQMCLNYLDYQCSSQTQSDINKLLSEKDKKRYWQKSFTIKTSTGGNLVITVTRPKEKKQPLPVILTNSIYAGSYDSSLGKRAVAYHYIGAVVNTRGKRTSNDAIEPFEHEAQDLYDVIDWVSKQPWCNGKVGMIGGSYLGFSQWAATKKLHPALKTIVPQVSVGIGIDFPMENNVFSNYMLQWISYVTNNKMTDEASFKNYQKWDSINTAWYKSGKSFRALDTIAGKPSPIFQRWLQHPSYDDFWKKMIPYKEEFAAIPIPILSTTGFYDSDQLGALYYFKEYHKYHPNPNHYLVMGPYDHGGAQSYPVNVLMGYHLNEAAKINFSDLAYSWFDYILKNGAKPLLLKDKVNIQVMDSDQWYHFPTLEKSHHDQLRFYLTKKADSVLALSQRKPSQSEYVKQMVDFSDREDKNSYYTLKKDSINTTNSVVYTTEVLDKDLIINGAFSAKLKAMINKKDMDITITLMQVKPEGGFFFLSNYLGRASYIKNREERQLLKPNEIEEISITNSTFVGKKIPKGSQLIVLLGVNKNPNTQINYGTGKDVSDETIQDAKEPLEVKWYNDSYIEIPVI is encoded by the coding sequence ATGAAGTCAAAAATTATTTCGATGCTTTTACTGCTTTCGCTCCATACGATTGCGGCTCAAAAATTCTATTTTCCTAAAAAGGAAGTTGCAGATGCTGCACTTCTTGAAAAGAGAGTTTCCTCCATTGCGGCTGTTATTTCCAAGAATTATGCTAACGCTAAAACGTATGATTCTCTAGATAAACAATTCAAGCTTGAAATTGTATCAGGCCATTTTGAAAAATCGTTGCCCCTGATTCGTAAAAGCAGACAGGTATATGCTGACGAGAAGACGGTAAGCATAAAAAGTATAGATTATGAAATCTTTGCTATGTCCAAAAACATGGAAAGAAATGAAAAGATGAACTTTACCATCGCTCTTAACAAAGCTTTTGAACAAAAATATGCTACACTCCCCGAAAAATATTCATTTCGATTGAATGATGTATTTGAATATGATATAAAAGATAAGAAAAGTAAATTAAAGAGATCTTTTGGTAATATTAAGAATGATAGTTTAACCTATAATGATGCATTACAGATGTGTCTGAATTATCTGGATTATCAGTGTTCTTCTCAAACTCAAAGTGATATCAATAAACTGTTATCGGAAAAAGATAAAAAAAGGTACTGGCAAAAATCTTTTACTATAAAGACAAGCACGGGAGGCAACCTGGTCATTACGGTAACAAGACCCAAAGAAAAAAAGCAGCCTTTACCGGTAATATTAACCAATAGTATATATGCCGGCAGCTATGACAGCTCCTTGGGAAAAAGAGCGGTAGCCTATCATTATATTGGTGCTGTTGTGAATACACGAGGAAAAAGGACCAGTAATGACGCAATTGAACCTTTTGAGCATGAAGCACAAGACCTGTATGATGTTATAGATTGGGTCAGTAAACAGCCATGGTGTAATGGCAAAGTAGGGATGATCGGGGGAAGTTATTTAGGATTCAGCCAGTGGGCGGCAACAAAGAAACTGCATCCGGCATTGAAAACCATTGTTCCTCAGGTTTCGGTGGGAATAGGAATCGATTTTCCCATGGAAAACAATGTTTTTTCCAACTATATGCTTCAGTGGATTTCGTATGTTACCAATAATAAAATGACCGACGAGGCAAGTTTTAAAAATTATCAGAAATGGGATTCTATCAACACTGCATGGTATAAAAGCGGAAAATCTTTCAGGGCTTTAGATACCATCGCCGGTAAACCGAGCCCTATTTTTCAACGATGGCTTCAGCATCCTTCCTATGATGATTTTTGGAAAAAAATGATTCCTTATAAAGAAGAATTCGCAGCCATTCCGATTCCGATTCTCAGTACGACAGGTTTTTATGATTCCGATCAGTTGGGAGCCCTGTATTATTTCAAAGAATATCATAAATACCATCCGAATCCCAATCATTATCTGGTGATGGGACCATACGATCATGGGGGAGCACAGAGCTATCCCGTGAATGTACTCATGGGATACCATCTCAATGAAGCGGCAAAGATCAATTTCAGTGACCTGGCTTATTCATGGTTTGATTATATTTTGAAAAATGGTGCTAAACCGCTGTTGTTGAAGGATAAAGTCAATATTCAGGTGATGGATTCCGATCAATGGTATCATTTTCCGACCCTGGAAAAGTCTCATCATGATCAACTCAGATTTTATCTCACTAAAAAAGCAGATTCTGTTTTGGCATTAAGCCAACGGAAGCCTTCTCAATCTGAATATGTAAAACAAATGGTTGATTTCAGTGATCGGGAAGATAAAAATAGCTATTATACTTTAAAAAAAGACAGTATCAATACCACGAACAGCGTAGTGTATACAACTGAGGTGCTAGACAAAGATTTGATTATCAACGGAGCCTTTAGTGCAAAGCTCAAAGCGATGATTAATAAAAAAGATATGGATATTACCATTACCTTGATGCAGGTAAAGCCTGAAGGTGGTTTTTTCTTTTTATCCAATTATCTCGGAAGAGCAAGCTATATCAAAAACAGGGAGGAAAGGCAACTTTTAAAACCCAACGAAATTGAAGAAATCTCTATTACCAACAGCACTTTTGTTGGAAAAAAGATTCCCAAAGGTAGCCAATTAATCGTCTTATTAGGAGTCAATAAAAATCCGAATACTCAGATAAACTATGGAACAGGTAAAGACGTAAGCGACGAAACCATTCAGGATGCCAAAGAACCTCTGGAGGTGAAATGGTATAATGATAGTTATATTGAAATTCCTGTTATTTAA
- a CDS encoding AraC family transcriptional regulator, translating to MKNTILVCLLVFYQNLFLSQSIKGFHIPDSLVHKNFEDLQKDFHKNLYINKSNAEIYANTILLKGKKDKSHEKIADGYLMLHRLNHDKSALSYLDSMMVVSKKMQNSDYLADGNMYKGNYYYAKGEYSKALASNLVAINYAKKNSKTYYILNFNVGLLKLELKEYKESIQLFLNYKQYLERNNAERSLDYVSCIYALAYAYSQAGNLDFSDQYVNVGLEKSYEMKDGECQANLILVSGINRYKRKKYESALETLRKSSKLIKDNFFNPQNLAISEYYIGKILYYGNDNNFVRKLEIVDSIITKTKSVTSELRDAYPLLIDYYKKTGNKEKQLFYIEHLLSVDSILSKNNIFLTTEINKKYDTPLLLKEKEILISDLHTKNYTLFWIIGIGGGIIILLLYLYDKNRRKIKIYQSKADLLMQSSVDSDHSEITDLPFNENLDFQKEKSKATLSDDKLKQLSQKWQEFEIEKRFLDKKINLDILSKEFNINRAYLSRSVNELKGKNFPQYLNELRINYIILELKNNKRLQKLTIATVAEEAGYNNVESFTNAFKKITDTLPSYYIKALKENNNQ from the coding sequence ATGAAAAACACGATTCTAGTCTGTTTGTTGGTTTTTTACCAAAATTTATTTCTTTCGCAGAGTATAAAGGGCTTTCATATTCCTGACTCTTTAGTTCATAAAAATTTTGAAGATTTACAAAAAGATTTTCACAAAAATCTTTATATCAATAAATCCAATGCTGAAATCTATGCGAATACAATTCTTTTAAAAGGAAAAAAGGATAAGAGCCACGAGAAAATTGCAGATGGATATCTGATGCTACATCGATTAAATCATGATAAATCAGCATTATCGTATTTGGATAGTATGATGGTTGTATCCAAAAAAATGCAAAATTCTGATTATCTTGCAGATGGTAATATGTATAAGGGGAATTACTATTATGCAAAAGGAGAGTATTCAAAAGCATTAGCCAGTAATTTAGTAGCAATAAATTATGCGAAAAAGAACAGCAAGACATATTATATTCTCAATTTTAATGTAGGTCTGTTAAAGCTTGAATTAAAAGAGTACAAAGAATCTATTCAGTTATTTCTTAATTATAAGCAATATCTAGAAAGAAATAATGCTGAAAGATCTCTTGATTATGTAAGTTGTATTTATGCCTTAGCCTATGCTTATAGTCAGGCAGGCAATCTTGACTTTTCTGACCAATATGTTAACGTTGGATTAGAGAAAAGCTATGAAATGAAAGATGGTGAGTGTCAAGCTAATTTAATTTTAGTTTCCGGAATAAATAGATATAAGAGAAAAAAATACGAATCTGCTTTGGAGACATTAAGAAAGTCCTCTAAATTAATAAAAGATAATTTCTTTAATCCTCAGAATCTAGCAATCAGTGAATATTATATAGGAAAAATATTATATTACGGTAATGATAACAATTTTGTGAGAAAGCTTGAAATTGTAGACTCTATCATTACCAAGACTAAAAGTGTTACTTCCGAATTAAGAGATGCCTATCCACTGTTAATTGACTATTATAAAAAAACGGGAAATAAAGAAAAGCAGCTATTTTATATAGAGCACTTATTATCTGTAGATAGTATTTTAAGTAAAAACAATATTTTTTTAACGACGGAAATAAACAAAAAATACGATACTCCTTTGCTTTTAAAGGAAAAAGAAATTCTAATTTCAGATTTACATACAAAGAATTATACTTTATTTTGGATTATTGGAATAGGAGGGGGCATTATCATTCTCCTGCTTTATCTCTACGATAAAAACAGGAGGAAAATTAAAATATATCAAAGCAAAGCAGATTTACTGATGCAATCTTCAGTCGATTCAGATCATTCTGAAATAACAGATCTTCCTTTTAATGAAAATTTGGATTTTCAAAAAGAAAAATCAAAAGCAACTTTGTCGGATGATAAGTTAAAACAATTAAGTCAGAAGTGGCAAGAGTTTGAAATAGAAAAACGATTCTTAGATAAAAAAATAAATTTGGATATTCTGTCCAAGGAATTTAATATCAACAGAGCTTATTTATCAAGATCAGTTAATGAACTGAAGGGAAAGAATTTTCCGCAATATCTAAATGAATTGAGAATTAATTATATCATCCTTGAATTGAAGAATAATAAAAGATTACAAAAACTTACCATTGCTACTGTTGCTGAGGAAGCTGGATACAATAATGTAGAGTCTTTTACCAATGCATTTAAAAAAATAACAGATACGCTGCCTTCTTATTATATAAAAGCACTAAAAGAAAATAACAATCAGTGA
- a CDS encoding thioredoxin domain-containing protein: protein MIFDKLIHYLKLDKQEFLFQFNSHPNYPSALAFSDTLNFMGVKNDAYELEKQYWDELPEEFIAIVDNSFSLVKKSGSQYSIYSEKAKTLNKAELHKNSTDFVLLFEKTEQAEGKAAKNIKPLLYSVLALIALYTLLTHTWYQGIFNILSLAGVYISLEIFNQKFGNTSTVIGSICGDTAGNQAVNSCNKIITQDKTSILGLKFSDFSLIYFVGITILGLFLPATSYILKGLSLVSVLAIGYSLYIQGFVEKTFCRVCLLIISVLVAQLLLGTLLFENVFIEIKTILLSVVLWIAAFTSVLYINNTLEEKEKIQKSNAKNLRFKRNYDLFKSQLSENEKIEFQDNQTFSVGNPEARLHISIVSNPYCGFCKDAHKIMEDILKKYPNEVSAQLRFNYFPDRSPEKYAGLISDFTYIYQNKSQHEFLETIENWFENKSEEQIHAKSGRGDQEQDLQPIIEMSKDNSNNQLNFTPILIINGHQFPDKYDRDDIWFFIDELLYDEDF from the coding sequence ATGATTTTCGATAAACTAATACACTATTTAAAACTGGATAAGCAGGAGTTTCTGTTTCAGTTCAATTCACATCCTAATTATCCGTCTGCACTGGCTTTTAGTGATACCCTTAATTTTATGGGCGTAAAAAATGATGCCTATGAATTGGAAAAACAATATTGGGATGAGTTACCTGAAGAATTTATCGCTATTGTTGATAATTCTTTTTCACTGGTAAAAAAATCGGGAAGTCAATATTCGATATACTCAGAGAAGGCTAAAACTCTGAATAAAGCTGAACTTCATAAAAATTCAACAGATTTTGTTCTTCTATTTGAAAAAACAGAACAAGCAGAAGGAAAAGCTGCAAAAAATATAAAACCTCTACTCTATTCTGTATTGGCTCTTATTGCTTTGTACACCTTGCTCACTCATACTTGGTATCAAGGTATTTTCAATATTCTCTCTTTAGCCGGAGTATATATTTCTCTTGAAATTTTCAATCAGAAATTCGGAAATACCTCTACGGTTATTGGCAGTATTTGTGGAGATACCGCAGGAAATCAGGCGGTAAATTCCTGTAACAAAATCATTACTCAGGATAAAACAAGTATTCTGGGGCTTAAATTTTCAGATTTTTCATTGATCTATTTCGTTGGAATTACCATTTTAGGTTTATTTCTTCCTGCGACTTCTTATATTCTTAAAGGTCTTAGCTTAGTTTCCGTTTTAGCCATTGGATATTCACTGTATATTCAGGGGTTTGTTGAAAAAACATTTTGTAGAGTTTGTCTTTTAATTATTTCAGTGCTGGTTGCTCAATTATTACTTGGTACTTTGCTTTTTGAAAATGTATTTATCGAGATAAAAACGATCTTACTAAGCGTTGTATTATGGATTGCAGCTTTTACTTCCGTTTTGTATATCAATAATACACTGGAAGAAAAAGAAAAAATTCAGAAATCAAATGCTAAAAATCTTAGATTTAAAAGAAACTATGATTTGTTTAAAAGTCAGCTATCAGAAAACGAAAAAATAGAATTTCAGGATAATCAAACGTTTTCAGTGGGAAATCCTGAAGCAAGACTTCACATTTCCATTGTCTCCAATCCTTATTGCGGTTTTTGTAAAGATGCCCATAAGATTATGGAAGATATTCTGAAAAAATATCCAAATGAAGTTTCCGCTCAGCTACGATTTAATTATTTCCCGGACAGAAGTCCCGAAAAATACGCAGGTTTAATTTCAGATTTCACTTATATCTATCAAAATAAATCCCAACACGAGTTTCTTGAAACCATAGAAAACTGGTTTGAAAATAAAAGTGAGGAACAAATTCATGCAAAATCAGGAAGAGGAGATCAAGAACAGGATTTGCAGCCCATCATTGAAATGTCTAAAGACAATAGTAATAATCAATTAAATTTCACGCCTATTCTTATTATCAACGGACACCAGTTTCCTGATAAATACGACCGTGATGATATCTGGTTTTTTATTGATGAGCTACTGTATGACGAAGATTTTTAA